AAAGGAGTATTACATGGAATGATGACATATCTACTTCAAGATGAGGAAGGACAAATTACTGAAACCCATAGTATTTCAGCAGGACTTGATTATCCCGGTGTCGGTCCTGAGCACTCATATTATAAAGATACAAAGAGGATAAAATATCATTCAGCAACAGATGTTGAAGTAATTGATGCGTTTCTAATGCTTACAAGAACAGAAGGAATTATCCCAGCTCTTGAATCAGCTCATGCAATTGCTGAAGCAATCAAAGTAGCAAGGAAAGGAAAGAATTCAGAATCAATCGTAGTGACACTTTCTGGAAGAGGGGACAAAGACGTAGAAGAAGTACAAAATTATTTGAATAAAAATGTCGAAGATTAAAGAAAAATTTGCAGAATTAGAGAGGAAAAATCAAAAAGCCCTGATATCATATATCATGGCAGGATTTCCAAATGAAAAGGCCACAATTTCAACTGTAAGGGGGCTTGTTAAAGGAGGAACAGACATTATAGAATTAGGATTTCCATTTTCAGATCCTCTAGCTGACGGTCAGATAATTCAGAATGCAAGTACTGTATCACTAGAGAAAGGAACAAAGATTAACAAATTTTTCACCCTAGTTAAAAAAATCAGAAAAGAGACAGACATTCCATTGGTACTAATGACATATACGAATATTTTGTATCACAAAGGATATTCAAAATTTATCAAGGATGCAAAAAAAGCAGGAATAGACGGATTCATACTTCCAGACATGTCTATTGAAGAATCAAAAGAGTATATTGATGCAGCAAAAAACAATGCAGATACAATATTTTTAATTTCCCCAAATACTACAAAGAAAAGAATAGAAAAGATTTCAAAAATTTCAACAGGATTTTTGTATCTTGTTGCAGTTTTTGGTACTACTGGAATCAAAACAGGAATTAAAAATTATACACTAAAAGCAATCAAAGATGTCAAAAAACAAACAAAGGGAAAAATTCCCATAGGAGTTGGATTTGGCGTTTCAACCCCAGATGACGTAAAAAAATACATCAGTGCAGGAGCAGACGCAGTGATTGTTGGAAGCGCATATCTGAAATTGATTGAAAAAACGCCTCAAAACAAATTAGAAACAAAGATTGCATCATTTACAAAAAGGCTCAAAAAACATACAATTCTCAAACAATAACGGAACCGTCATAGATATGGTGGCCAAGTACTCAAACTGTACGGAGGGGGAACTCGATTTCAGTTATGACCACCAAACTAGATAGTCATCAATAATGTATATATCAAGAAAAATAAAAAATGCTCGTCTATAATTTCTAAAACTTGTTTAAAAAATTAATAATTTTTGTATGAATGTATAATTATCTAAGAAAAGAAAATTTCGAGCGAGCAACAAAGAGAGTTGAGAAAATCCCAATACTCAAAACAGTCATGGTCAAAAATCCAAATTCTGGAATTACGTATGATCCCATGACTTTGATTTCCTTTGAATGAGGTTTGATTGGAATAATTAATTTCGAACCAGTTGCAGTCTCTTCGATTTCAATATTTACCATTTCGCCGTCTACCCAAACAGTGTTAGGATTTTCAATTAATTTAGGAGGTAAAATCATCGTAATTTGTTCATTTTCAGTATCTTCAGGAATTGTAAAGGTCAAAGAACGTCCATTAGGATCAACATGAACTGTGTCTGCAAGATGAGTATCTAAGATGTATTTTACCTCAAAGCCCAGACCATCATCGCTGTATCCAGACGCAACACGGAAAATTGATTGAACACTTCCAGGATTTTTTATTACATGGACCACACCGTTCATCCAAAGATGAAGATTACAGTAATAATAAAAATCGCCTAGTTCGTTAAATTGCCTAGTGTAAGAATCACCTGCTGTGAAAAGGCCACTATCAAATAGACCGTTTTCTTCACCTGACTGGGAAACAGAGGTTATTGTATGAAATGCGGTATCAGCGTTTTTCCAGGTTACAGAATCACCAGGATAGATGGTGATTATACCCGTAGTTACTCCAGTTGTTTTTTCAGACCAAAAGAATGGGGCTCCGGGATCAGATGCGCCTGAAGGAATCTTGATTTCATAGTTAGTTTCTGCAAAAGCTAGAGTGTCAGAACTGAGAACAAATGCAACTATAATTGGTAAAGCAAAAACAGCAAGTCTCACAACGGGGATACTATAATCTATTATTTCAATCATTATGATGATCGTCAAAACATACAAAAACTAGATGTTCGTTTCATTAATGTGCAGACAAAGTTTATTTTTGTTACAGGTGGTGTGATGTCAGGCCTTGGAAAA
This genomic window from Nitrosopumilus ureiphilus contains:
- a CDS encoding plastocyanin/azurin family copper-binding protein, with the translated sequence MIEIIDYSIPVVRLAVFALPIIVAFVLSSDTLAFAETNYEIKIPSGASDPGAPFFWSEKTTGVTTGIITIYPGDSVTWKNADTAFHTITSVSQSGEENGLFDSGLFTAGDSYTRQFNELGDFYYYCNLHLWMNGVVHVIKNPGSVQSIFRVASGYSDDGLGFEVKYILDTHLADTVHVDPNGRSLTFTIPEDTENEQITMILPPKLIENPNTVWVDGEMVNIEIEETATGSKLIIPIKPHSKEIKVMGSYVIPEFGFLTMTVLSIGIFSTLFVARSKFSFLR
- the trpA gene encoding tryptophan synthase subunit alpha, which produces MSKIKEKFAELERKNQKALISYIMAGFPNEKATISTVRGLVKGGTDIIELGFPFSDPLADGQIIQNASTVSLEKGTKINKFFTLVKKIRKETDIPLVLMTYTNILYHKGYSKFIKDAKKAGIDGFILPDMSIEESKEYIDAAKNNADTIFLISPNTTKKRIEKISKISTGFLYLVAVFGTTGIKTGIKNYTLKAIKDVKKQTKGKIPIGVGFGVSTPDDVKKYISAGADAVIVGSAYLKLIEKTPQNKLETKIASFTKRLKKHTILKQ